One window of the Halobacillus litoralis genome contains the following:
- the spoIVB gene encoding SpoIVB peptidase — protein MIHQKTFKYICGSVLLLFMLILPLIAPVQKYLSIPTEVKVTATADKEVDAGGDDSEALTAFSSTDDHQVFYEFAGVPLKKTELKTMKDIRLVPGGQSVGVELHTKGVLVVGHHLVNVDGEEKSSPGEEANVLVGDILLKGNGKELNSMEELSSIVKDSGEDEQAIDLTIKRGEEIIKTSLTPAFNAQEDEYQIGLYIRDSAAGIGTMTFFHPESKKYGALGHVISDMDTKKPIEIHEGTIVRSHVTSIEKGSQGIPGEKKAKFSMRDDRLGNITKNTPFGIFGKLDGDMENSSYPDGLPIGFAEQVEEGPAQIMTVLDGEEMQSFDVEIVSNMPKKSAVTKGMIVKITDKELLAKTGGIVQGMSGSPIIQNGKIIGAVTHVFVNDPTSGYGVHIEWMLQEAGIELSETKEGQKAS, from the coding sequence GTGATTCATCAAAAAACATTTAAATATATATGTGGTTCTGTTCTCCTGCTGTTCATGCTCATTTTACCTTTGATAGCACCTGTGCAAAAATATCTGTCCATCCCTACAGAAGTTAAGGTCACTGCTACAGCAGATAAGGAAGTAGATGCTGGCGGGGATGATTCAGAAGCTTTGACTGCCTTTTCTTCGACCGATGATCATCAAGTGTTTTACGAATTCGCTGGGGTTCCCCTGAAGAAAACGGAACTGAAAACGATGAAAGATATTCGTTTGGTCCCAGGCGGGCAGTCAGTTGGCGTCGAGCTGCATACTAAGGGTGTACTCGTAGTGGGACATCATTTAGTGAATGTGGATGGAGAAGAGAAATCTTCCCCGGGAGAAGAAGCGAATGTCCTAGTCGGTGATATCTTACTGAAGGGTAACGGCAAAGAACTCAATAGTATGGAAGAACTTTCATCCATTGTCAAAGACTCTGGAGAAGATGAGCAAGCCATTGACTTGACTATCAAGCGAGGCGAAGAAATTATTAAGACATCTTTAACACCTGCATTCAATGCGCAGGAAGATGAATATCAAATTGGTTTATATATCCGTGACTCGGCTGCGGGAATTGGAACAATGACCTTTTTTCATCCGGAAAGTAAAAAATATGGTGCTTTAGGACATGTCATTTCTGATATGGATACAAAAAAACCTATCGAAATTCACGAAGGTACAATCGTCAGGTCTCATGTCACCTCAATAGAAAAAGGGAGCCAGGGAATTCCGGGTGAAAAGAAAGCGAAATTTTCGATGAGAGACGATCGATTAGGTAATATCACAAAGAATACGCCATTCGGCATTTTTGGGAAACTTGATGGAGATATGGAAAATTCCTCTTATCCAGATGGTTTGCCGATTGGATTCGCTGAACAAGTAGAAGAAGGACCTGCTCAAATCATGACTGTGTTAGATGGAGAAGAAATGCAAAGTTTTGACGTAGAAATAGTCAGTAATATGCCGAAGAAATCCGCTGTTACTAAGGGTATGATCGTTAAAATTACAGACAAGGAACTGCTCGCCAAAACGGGCGGCATCGTCCAGGGTATGAGCGGCAGTCCGATCATTCAAAATGGAAAAATAATCGGTGCAGTCACTCACGTTTTCGTCAATGATCCGACTAGTGGATATGGCGTACACATCGAGTGGATGCTACAAGAAGCCGGAATTGAATTATCAGAGACAAAAGAAGGTCAAAAAGCAAGTTAG
- the spo0A gene encoding sporulation transcription factor Spo0A: MEKIKVCLADDNRELVKLLEEYFGDTHDIDVAGTSYNGKDCLQMVEEKNPDVLILDIIMPHLDGLAVLNKLKDLDKQPEVIMLTAFGQEEVTKKAVELGAAYFMMKPFDLDHLGEQVRQIKHAGDPINRALGNSYTSTKSRKPDLDTSITHIIHEVGVPAHIKGYQYLREAITMVYRDLELLGSITKVLYPDIATKYNTTASRVERAIRHAIEVAWNRGNIDAISSLFGYTISTTKAKPTNSEFIAMVADRLRLEHKAS; the protein is encoded by the coding sequence ATGGAAAAAATTAAGGTGTGTTTGGCTGATGATAACCGCGAGCTTGTAAAGCTTCTTGAGGAATATTTTGGTGATACCCATGACATTGACGTAGCCGGTACTTCGTATAACGGGAAAGATTGTTTGCAAATGGTTGAAGAGAAGAACCCTGATGTATTGATTCTTGATATTATCATGCCTCATTTGGATGGCCTTGCAGTTTTGAATAAGTTGAAGGATTTGGACAAGCAGCCGGAAGTTATCATGTTGACAGCGTTCGGTCAGGAAGAAGTGACGAAGAAAGCGGTGGAATTAGGAGCTGCCTACTTCATGATGAAACCATTTGATCTTGACCATTTAGGAGAGCAGGTACGTCAAATCAAACACGCAGGTGACCCAATCAACCGTGCCCTAGGAAACAGCTACACTTCGACGAAGTCAAGAAAACCTGATTTGGATACAAGTATCACTCACATCATTCACGAAGTCGGTGTTCCAGCTCATATTAAAGGTTATCAATACTTACGTGAAGCAATCACTATGGTTTATCGTGATCTCGAATTGCTGGGTTCCATTACAAAAGTCCTCTATCCAGATATTGCAACGAAATATAATACTACTGCTTCAAGGGTGGAACGAGCGATACGTCACGCCATTGAAGTAGCTTGGAACCGTGGGAACATCGATGCGATTTCATCTTTATTCGGTTATACGATTTCAACGACCAAAGCGAAACCTACGAACAGCGAATTCATTGCAATGGTTGCAGACCGTTTGCGATTGGAGCACAAAGCAAGTTAA
- a CDS encoding aspartate kinase — protein MKVVKFGGSSLADASQIAKVRSIIEADENRRVVVVSAPGKRRGEDTKVTDLLIQLGDSIQTDGTMDMDTYMKIIDRFRTMAEELALPIGVLETVKDRIDQAIDLVKEQSNNALDTLKACGEDGSALIVSSYLQQSGLQSSYVNPKEAGILVCDQPGGAIVLEESFERLYGLRERNEILVIPGFFGFTPEGQLVTFSRGGSDITGSIVAAGLKADMYENFTDVDSVYCVNPMYVESPKQLTSLTYREMRELSYAGFSVFHDEALIPAFKEKIPVCIKNTNNPSAQGTMIVAELPERESHVVGIASDKGFLNLYVSKFLMNREIGFGRKLLHILEDEGVSFEHAPSGIDDMSVIIRDHQLPPEKEQVVVQRIKEELEVDMVMIERDMAMIMIVGEGMNQTVGIASNAACAFREAGVNIEMINQGSSEVSMMFGVKSSELSSAVESLYRTFFE, from the coding sequence ATGAAGGTCGTAAAATTTGGAGGCAGCTCACTTGCCGATGCAAGTCAAATAGCCAAAGTGAGAAGCATTATTGAAGCAGATGAGAATCGAAGAGTGGTCGTTGTATCCGCACCAGGTAAAAGAAGGGGTGAGGATACTAAGGTTACGGATTTGTTGATTCAATTAGGGGACTCCATTCAAACAGACGGTACAATGGATATGGATACTTATATGAAAATCATTGACCGTTTCAGAACAATGGCAGAAGAATTAGCTCTGCCAATCGGGGTTCTGGAAACAGTGAAGGATCGCATCGATCAGGCAATCGATTTAGTGAAAGAACAGAGCAACAATGCTTTGGATACATTAAAGGCGTGTGGAGAAGATGGGTCTGCGTTGATTGTCAGCTCCTATCTTCAGCAAAGCGGGTTACAATCTTCTTACGTAAACCCGAAAGAAGCGGGTATCCTCGTCTGTGATCAACCAGGTGGAGCAATAGTACTTGAAGAGAGCTTTGAGCGCTTGTACGGGCTCAGAGAGCGTAATGAAATTCTTGTTATCCCAGGATTCTTCGGATTTACCCCTGAAGGACAGTTGGTTACCTTCTCAAGGGGTGGGTCGGATATTACAGGTTCCATCGTAGCAGCTGGATTGAAAGCGGATATGTATGAGAACTTTACCGATGTGGACTCTGTTTATTGTGTGAATCCGATGTATGTGGAATCACCGAAACAATTGACATCATTGACCTATAGAGAGATGAGGGAACTGTCGTATGCAGGATTTTCAGTCTTCCATGATGAAGCTTTGATTCCTGCATTTAAAGAAAAGATACCGGTCTGTATCAAGAACACGAATAATCCTTCAGCTCAAGGGACGATGATCGTGGCTGAGTTACCGGAGCGAGAATCGCATGTAGTGGGCATTGCAAGTGACAAAGGATTTTTGAACTTATATGTAAGCAAATTTTTGATGAACCGAGAGATTGGCTTCGGAAGAAAATTGCTGCATATCCTTGAAGATGAAGGAGTTTCTTTTGAACATGCACCTTCTGGAATCGATGATATGTCCGTGATTATCCGTGACCATCAGTTGCCACCGGAAAAAGAACAGGTTGTAGTTCAGCGGATCAAGGAAGAGTTAGAAGTGGACATGGTCATGATTGAAAGAGACATGGCGATGATTATGATTGTCGGTGAAGGAATGAACCAGACCGTTGGCATAGCAAGTAATGCCGCGTGTGCTTTCCGTGAGGCTGGGGTGAATATTGAGATGATTAACCAGGGATCATCGGAAGTCTCGATGATGTTCGGAGTCAAATCTTCAGAATTATCAAGTGCAGTTGAATCTTTATACAGAACATTTTTTGAATGA
- a CDS encoding 3'-5' exonuclease produces the protein MLPVDLQIIKYLLFEKPMYHYKIKPYLKWNTYHKLEEQLSNYEKDSRLDEQPLKNLDYTIFDLETTGFLPEIGHEIISIGAIRLQGMNACHNVKFHQVIQPIRPVNKQTLRLTGLTKERLRNASPFIEGFQNFMDFSEGSVLVAHPAKFDMRFLKAMLRRWQLPDYDPPVIDSQLMAQWLLPEVRHQLDPLLKYVGIDKRDRHHALNDAIMTAELFRYLLRKTTDQGLHTFAELHKILEQQKKAKQKS, from the coding sequence ATGTTACCAGTAGACTTACAAATCATAAAATACCTTCTCTTCGAAAAGCCGATGTACCATTACAAAATCAAGCCTTATTTGAAATGGAATACTTATCATAAGCTTGAAGAACAGCTGAGTAATTATGAAAAAGATTCACGACTTGATGAACAACCATTGAAAAACTTGGACTATACTATTTTTGATTTGGAAACGACTGGCTTCCTTCCTGAAATCGGCCATGAGATCATCTCCATTGGTGCGATACGGCTGCAAGGAATGAATGCTTGTCATAATGTGAAATTCCACCAAGTCATACAGCCGATCCGCCCGGTGAATAAACAAACACTTCGACTGACAGGCTTAACTAAAGAGCGTTTGAGAAATGCCAGCCCATTCATTGAAGGATTTCAAAACTTCATGGATTTCAGCGAAGGATCAGTACTGGTCGCCCACCCAGCAAAGTTCGATATGCGTTTTTTAAAAGCTATGCTCCGACGCTGGCAGCTGCCTGACTACGACCCCCCTGTTATTGATTCTCAATTGATGGCCCAATGGCTTTTACCTGAAGTGAGACATCAATTGGATCCATTATTAAAATATGTCGGCATTGACAAGCGAGATCGCCACCATGCGCTGAACGATGCAATTATGACGGCTGAGCTATTCCGGTATCTCTTGAGGAAAACGACCGATCAAGGACTTCACACATTTGCAGAACTTCATAAAATTTTGGAACAGCAAAAAAAAGCGAAGCAGAAATCCTGA
- a CDS encoding DUF294 nucleotidyltransferase-like domain-containing protein codes for MTEFELFRKQYPFDLLSDEEFEEVFGDAVVKEYGTNEFIIHEDEDDDMIDIHFMVSGLAKNIMHRSNGRQLSVRFYYPGDLVGVMILLTSGEMRFSVQALEPIKTVRFNRESFLKIMSNNNLFSKVVMDGISHLMKSLYDEVKYKSSTTDEQDDRELYKKRADAYMEPPTFIHPEASIEKAARMLQQQKIEALIVSEDQQTMLGMIGYGEILRAYFENDHNNPVKAYMAEEAYEINEQEFIYDALSYLKHHPTEIIPVLHKDKIVGILRQSSFFTIKNSVYFDLTYKISNATNIDEIKPLSPIHNTRFQQFIASLIKDHMFAYDIAELMTNYNDRIHKQIVQIAEDEMIKDGYGVPPINYCFLVMGSEGRKEQAFSTDQDNAMILADYEGSKNKAKIEQFFSIFTKKINDMLDECGFPYCTGGIMAKEEKWRQQTTEWHESIDRWIRKMDAEEIRDFTIFMDFRPIFGDYSLAYDLKKHVTKRVQKSLNLHQLLMKDTLRFRVPVQPFGRISGIGKKRTLNLKKSAIMQIVNAIRIYSMKYGIEEINTVNRLDALAEQERFHPRDVENAKTALHRLMLFRLKANLEQLEENEPLSNDLKLIPLKKEERRSLRESLIIAKRLQQVLELSYNRNRVV; via the coding sequence GTGACAGAGTTTGAGTTATTCAGAAAGCAGTACCCATTCGATTTACTTTCTGATGAAGAGTTTGAGGAAGTATTCGGTGACGCTGTTGTAAAAGAATACGGGACAAATGAGTTCATCATCCACGAAGATGAGGATGATGACATGATTGATATCCACTTCATGGTGTCGGGATTAGCAAAGAACATCATGCACAGATCCAATGGCCGCCAATTATCGGTAAGGTTTTATTACCCTGGTGACCTGGTCGGTGTCATGATTCTCCTGACTAGTGGTGAAATGAGATTTTCTGTACAAGCCTTAGAACCCATCAAAACCGTGCGTTTTAACAGAGAATCTTTTTTGAAAATAATGTCCAACAATAACCTTTTCTCAAAGGTGGTTATGGACGGCATCAGCCATTTAATGAAAAGTTTATATGATGAAGTGAAATATAAAAGCTCCACCACAGATGAACAGGATGATCGTGAACTATATAAAAAGCGTGCGGACGCTTATATGGAGCCGCCGACATTTATTCATCCTGAAGCTTCGATTGAAAAAGCAGCTCGTATGCTGCAGCAACAAAAGATTGAGGCGCTTATCGTCAGTGAAGATCAGCAAACGATGCTTGGGATGATCGGATACGGTGAAATTCTGCGGGCTTATTTTGAAAACGACCATAACAACCCGGTCAAAGCGTATATGGCCGAGGAAGCCTATGAAATCAATGAGCAAGAGTTCATTTATGATGCCCTCAGTTACTTAAAGCACCATCCAACTGAAATCATCCCTGTTCTACACAAAGACAAAATTGTAGGGATATTAAGGCAGTCATCCTTTTTCACGATTAAGAATTCCGTTTACTTTGATTTGACCTATAAAATTTCAAATGCTACCAACATCGATGAAATCAAACCTTTGTCACCGATCCATAACACCAGGTTCCAGCAGTTCATAGCCAGCTTGATCAAGGATCATATGTTTGCCTACGATATCGCGGAACTGATGACGAATTACAATGACCGGATCCATAAGCAAATCGTCCAGATTGCAGAAGACGAGATGATCAAGGATGGCTATGGCGTACCTCCGATCAACTATTGTTTTTTGGTAATGGGCAGTGAAGGCCGTAAAGAGCAGGCCTTCTCCACTGACCAGGACAACGCAATGATCCTTGCCGATTATGAAGGGTCTAAAAATAAAGCGAAAATTGAACAATTCTTTTCTATTTTTACAAAAAAGATCAACGATATGCTTGATGAATGCGGCTTTCCTTACTGCACAGGAGGCATCATGGCAAAAGAAGAAAAATGGCGGCAACAGACAACGGAGTGGCATGAAAGCATCGATCGCTGGATCCGAAAAATGGATGCTGAAGAAATACGTGACTTTACCATTTTCATGGACTTCCGCCCGATCTTCGGAGATTACTCCCTGGCATACGACTTAAAAAAGCACGTGACTAAACGGGTACAAAAGTCTCTGAACCTTCATCAGCTCCTAATGAAAGATACATTACGCTTCCGTGTGCCAGTCCAGCCGTTTGGACGTATCTCCGGAATCGGAAAAAAACGTACACTCAATTTGAAGAAATCTGCAATCATGCAAATCGTCAATGCCATCCGTATTTACAGTATGAAATATGGCATCGAAGAGATCAATACTGTCAACCGTCTTGACGCACTAGCTGAGCAAGAACGTTTTCACCCACGGGATGTCGAAAACGCTAAAACTGCTCTCCATCGCTTGATGCTATTCCGATTGAAAGCAAACTTAGAGCAGTTAGAAGAAAACGAGCCATTATCCAATGATTTAAAACTCATCCCTCTCAAAAAAGAAGAACGACGATCATTGAGGGAATCCTTGATCATTGCTAAACGCCTGCAGCAAGTCCTGGAATTGAGCTACAACCGAAATCGGGTGGTATGA
- a CDS encoding DUF2627 domain-containing protein yields MRLIALLLLVTPGLIAVYGIKLIRDALFGEFHEVFFHIAIQGILGILFVVGGIAFIGGFILHRDRKRNLTKGRFKQNDHPE; encoded by the coding sequence ATGCGATTAATTGCTTTATTACTATTAGTCACCCCGGGACTCATCGCCGTTTATGGGATAAAATTGATCCGTGATGCCCTATTTGGTGAATTCCACGAAGTTTTTTTTCACATCGCCATTCAAGGGATCCTCGGAATATTGTTCGTGGTCGGCGGAATCGCGTTCATCGGTGGATTCATCTTACATAGAGACCGGAAGAGGAATTTGACAAAGGGGCGTTTTAAACAAAATGACCACCCGGAATGA
- a CDS encoding sigma 54-interacting transcriptional regulator has translation MKRVLIVGAGKGGTALLKLLNEIDRMQIVAVTDINPGAAGLSIAKSYGIPTDRNWKDWIHKDIDIIIEATGEEEVFNAIRETRHRSTVVIPGSVAYVTAELLEEKESLVQELKQQAENQHLILNSIHDGMIVITEEGKVSFLNRSAERILSRKRSSMIGEPINEIIPASRLPQILTSRKKEVNQKLELDNGKKVITTRIPMIGQDQKVIGAYAVFKDITEVVNLAEEITDLKEVKTMLEAIIHSSDEAISVVDENGSGLMINPAYTRITGLSESEIVGEPATVDISEGESMHMKVLRTRRPVRGVRMKVGPSKKDVLVNVAPVIVDGKLKGSVGVLHDVSEIQSLTSELKRARQIIRSLEAKYTFDDIIGDSPEMTLALEQAKVGARTPATVLLRGESGTGKELFAHAIHNESKRRHNKFIRVNCAAIAESLLESELFGYEEGAFSGAKRGGKKGLFEEGNYGSIFLDEIGELTLPMQAKLLRVLQENEIMRVGGTKPVHVDVRVIAATNINLEKAIMNKKFREDLYYRLNRLPIYIPPLRERRGDVHQLTEHLIQKLNEDYGRHVISVNDQAFQQLKDYDWPGNVRELENIIGRAMIYMENVEDTILPGHLPHLKKAAADAASEEKDTPWLGETLQQAVDEYEKKLLADAYRSHNYNKTQTAKALGISIRNLYYKLEKYHLDKNSMQNFS, from the coding sequence ATGAAACGTGTGTTGATTGTCGGTGCAGGGAAAGGTGGAACCGCCCTGTTGAAATTGCTGAATGAAATCGACCGTATGCAAATAGTCGCTGTCACAGATATAAACCCTGGGGCTGCTGGGCTATCTATCGCAAAAAGTTATGGAATCCCGACAGATCGGAATTGGAAAGATTGGATACATAAAGACATTGATATCATTATTGAAGCGACAGGTGAAGAGGAAGTATTCAATGCAATCAGGGAGACTCGTCATCGATCAACCGTCGTTATTCCTGGATCGGTTGCATATGTAACCGCTGAGCTGCTGGAAGAAAAAGAATCACTTGTTCAAGAACTGAAGCAGCAGGCAGAAAATCAACATCTCATTCTGAACAGTATCCACGACGGTATGATTGTCATTACAGAGGAGGGAAAGGTTTCTTTTCTCAATCGCAGTGCCGAACGGATTTTAAGCAGGAAAAGATCTTCGATGATCGGTGAACCGATCAATGAGATCATCCCTGCATCGAGACTGCCGCAGATATTGACCTCACGAAAAAAAGAAGTCAACCAAAAGCTCGAATTGGATAATGGAAAAAAGGTAATTACTACGAGGATACCGATGATCGGACAAGACCAAAAAGTCATTGGAGCTTATGCTGTTTTTAAAGACATCACAGAAGTTGTCAATTTAGCAGAGGAAATCACGGACTTGAAAGAAGTTAAAACAATGCTTGAAGCCATCATTCATTCATCAGATGAGGCGATTTCAGTAGTAGATGAAAATGGAAGCGGTTTAATGATAAATCCTGCTTATACAAGAATTACAGGTTTATCAGAGAGTGAAATCGTAGGGGAGCCTGCTACGGTTGATATCTCTGAAGGGGAAAGCATGCACATGAAAGTACTGCGCACAAGAAGGCCGGTACGTGGGGTGAGAATGAAAGTTGGGCCGTCGAAGAAAGATGTCCTCGTCAATGTTGCTCCCGTGATTGTAGATGGAAAACTGAAGGGGAGTGTCGGGGTCCTTCATGATGTCTCGGAAATTCAATCATTAACGAGTGAATTGAAGCGTGCCCGTCAAATCATCCGAAGCCTTGAAGCGAAATACACCTTTGATGATATCATTGGTGACTCGCCGGAAATGACCCTTGCTTTAGAACAGGCCAAAGTCGGTGCTCGTACGCCGGCGACCGTTCTTCTCCGCGGAGAGTCAGGGACAGGGAAAGAGCTTTTCGCCCATGCGATTCATAACGAAAGTAAGCGGCGCCATAATAAGTTTATCCGTGTCAATTGCGCAGCCATTGCGGAATCACTTCTGGAGAGTGAACTTTTCGGTTATGAAGAAGGTGCTTTCTCCGGAGCGAAGCGGGGCGGGAAAAAGGGACTGTTTGAAGAGGGCAATTATGGCAGCATTTTTCTTGACGAAATCGGAGAACTGACTTTACCGATGCAGGCTAAACTTCTACGCGTATTACAAGAAAATGAAATTATGCGGGTGGGGGGCACAAAACCGGTCCACGTGGATGTACGCGTAATAGCTGCAACGAATATTAATTTAGAAAAGGCAATTATGAACAAAAAGTTCAGAGAAGACTTGTATTACCGTTTAAACCGGCTGCCAATTTATATCCCGCCTCTCAGGGAGCGGAGAGGAGACGTCCATCAGCTGACAGAACACTTGATTCAGAAACTGAATGAAGATTATGGGCGCCATGTCATTTCAGTCAATGATCAAGCATTCCAACAGTTGAAGGACTACGATTGGCCTGGTAATGTCCGTGAGTTAGAAAATATCATCGGACGGGCAATGATCTACATGGAGAACGTAGAAGATACCATATTACCAGGGCACCTCCCTCATTTGAAAAAAGCAGCAGCAGATGCAGCTAGTGAGGAAAAAGACACGCCTTGGCTGGGGGAAACTCTGCAACAAGCAGTTGATGAATATGAAAAGAAATTGCTCGCAGACGCTTACCGGTCTCATAATTACAACAAAACGCAAACAGCGAAAGCGTTAGGGATCTCCATTAGGAATTTGTATTATAAATTGGAAAAATATCATTTGGACAAAAACAGCATGCAAAATTTTTCATAA
- the yqiS gene encoding phosphate butyryltransferase translates to MKSLDDLIEGVDRTNLKTVAVAQAVDEEVLKAVKKARETNLANFFLVGEEDEISRSASAIGLDLHQDGIHVIQSSKEESASIAVKSVHDEKAHVLMKGNIDTKSLLKAVLDKQYGLRRGNVLSHVSLFEIPGREKLIFLTDAAMNIAPTLEEKVQIINNAVEVARQAGWEKPKVAPLAAVEVVNPAMPATHDAAILTQMNRRGQIKDCIVDGPLAFDNAVDLKAAKQKGVESEVAGQADILAVPTIEVANALYKSFMYFANAKVAAVISGAKAPIVLTSRADDAESKINSLALALKASH, encoded by the coding sequence ATGAAATCATTAGACGATTTAATTGAAGGCGTCGATCGTACGAACCTTAAAACGGTCGCTGTCGCTCAAGCAGTAGATGAAGAAGTCTTGAAAGCCGTCAAAAAAGCGCGCGAAACGAACCTGGCGAATTTCTTCCTTGTCGGTGAAGAGGATGAAATAAGCCGTTCAGCTTCGGCGATCGGCTTAGATTTACATCAAGATGGGATCCATGTAATCCAATCCTCAAAGGAAGAGAGTGCCTCTATTGCCGTAAAATCGGTTCATGACGAAAAAGCGCATGTACTCATGAAAGGCAATATCGATACGAAATCGTTGTTGAAAGCGGTGCTGGATAAACAGTATGGTTTACGCAGAGGGAACGTCTTATCCCATGTATCTTTGTTTGAAATACCTGGGCGTGAAAAATTGATCTTCCTGACAGATGCAGCTATGAACATCGCCCCGACATTAGAAGAAAAAGTACAAATCATTAATAATGCGGTCGAAGTTGCCAGACAGGCAGGATGGGAAAAGCCTAAAGTTGCTCCATTGGCAGCTGTTGAAGTCGTCAACCCGGCAATGCCGGCGACACATGACGCAGCAATACTTACTCAAATGAATAGGCGGGGCCAAATCAAAGATTGTATTGTCGATGGGCCACTAGCTTTTGATAACGCGGTCGATCTGAAGGCTGCTAAGCAAAAAGGTGTTGAGTCGGAAGTGGCTGGACAAGCAGACATACTTGCAGTACCAACGATTGAAGTAGCCAACGCCTTATATAAATCATTCATGTATTTTGCCAATGCTAAAGTAGCTGCCGTGATAAGCGGAGCGAAAGCACCGATCGTTTTAACGTCTCGTGCTGACGATGCAGAAAGCAAAATAAATTCATTGGCTTTAGCTCTTAAAGCCAGTCATTAA
- the bcd gene encoding branched-chain amino acid dehydrogenase — MEIFSYMQEYDYEQLVFCQDEQSGLKAIIAIHDTTLGPALGGTRMWTYASEDHAVEDALRLAKGMTYKNAAAGLNLGGGKTVIIGDPKQDKNEEMFRAFGRYIQGLNGRYITAEDVGTTVQDMDLIHEETDYVTGISPAFGSSGNPSPVTAYGVYRGMKAAAKEGFGSDSLEGKTVAVQGVGNVAFTLCRHLHEEGANLIVTDINKEAVQRAVDEFGARAVDPDDIYSVDCDIYAPCALGATINDETIPQLKAKVIAGAANNQLKDTKHGDILHKKGIVYTPDYVLNAGGVINVADELHGYNKDRAMKRVETIYDNVSRVFDISRRDDLPTYAAADRMAEERIERMRRSRSQFLQNGHHILSRKQNG, encoded by the coding sequence ATGGAAATTTTCAGTTATATGCAAGAATACGATTACGAGCAATTGGTATTTTGTCAAGATGAACAATCAGGGTTGAAAGCGATTATCGCGATTCATGATACAACATTAGGGCCTGCATTGGGTGGAACACGGATGTGGACTTACGCATCAGAAGACCATGCCGTTGAAGATGCATTGCGTCTCGCCAAAGGGATGACCTATAAGAACGCTGCAGCAGGTTTGAACCTTGGAGGAGGAAAGACTGTTATCATCGGAGATCCGAAGCAGGATAAGAATGAAGAAATGTTCCGTGCATTCGGTCGTTATATTCAAGGGTTGAATGGCCGTTACATCACTGCAGAGGATGTAGGGACAACAGTTCAGGATATGGACTTGATCCACGAAGAAACAGATTACGTGACAGGTATTTCTCCAGCTTTCGGTTCTTCTGGTAACCCTTCACCCGTTACAGCTTATGGGGTTTATCGCGGCATGAAAGCAGCAGCGAAAGAAGGGTTCGGTTCTGATTCCCTGGAAGGAAAAACCGTAGCTGTTCAAGGTGTCGGAAATGTCGCTTTCACTCTGTGCCGGCACTTGCATGAAGAAGGGGCGAATTTGATTGTCACAGACATCAACAAAGAAGCTGTTCAACGTGCGGTCGATGAATTTGGAGCAAGAGCTGTAGACCCTGATGATATTTACAGTGTTGATTGTGATATTTATGCACCATGTGCCCTTGGTGCGACAATCAATGACGAAACAATTCCTCAATTAAAAGCGAAAGTTATAGCTGGTGCTGCAAACAATCAACTTAAAGATACAAAACATGGTGACATCCTTCATAAAAAAGGCATCGTTTATACACCAGATTATGTTCTTAACGCAGGTGGAGTCATTAACGTAGCCGATGAGCTTCATGGCTATAATAAAGACCGGGCGATGAAACGTGTCGAAACGATTTACGATAATGTCTCTCGCGTATTTGATATTTCACGCCGAGATGATCTTCCAACTTACGCAGCGGCAGACCGAATGGCCGAGGAACGCATAGAGCGCATGCGCCGTTCACGCAGCCAGTTTTTACAGAATGGCCATCATATTTTGAGCAGAAAACAGAACGGATGA